The segment CACTTGCCTTAATATCTCCTTTGCTGATAATTTTTGTAATTTTGGGGTACTTAACAAAGTAATTTATAACTTCGCGGGAATTTTTAGTGGCAACGGAAATATCTATATCCCCAACGGTGGCGGATTTGCGTCTTAAAGAACCTAAAGGGTCCGCTTTTAAGACATAAGGGCACTTTTTTAAATAATCAAGCAATTTAAAAGCTGTTTCTTCAGCCACATATAACGGAAAACGGGCTTCTTTATCTGCCATTTTCTCTATACTTTGCAAGATTTTGTTTTCGGATTCCTCTCCAAAACCGGGCAGGATTTTTATTTTACCGATTTCGGCAAATTTTTTAAGTTGCGACACGGCTTTATCCTCGTTATTAAGATTAAAATGAGAGGCGAGTTTAAACGCGGTTTTAGCGCCTATTCCAGGAACCTTTAAAAGCCCAAACATACCTTGAGGAAGACTTTTTTTAACTTCCGTAAAATGGGATACTTTTCCGGTATTAAAAAGTTCCGTAAGATGTTCTTCTAAAGCTTCGCCAATACCGGGAACATCGTTTAAACGGTTTTCCGCCCACAGTTCTCCTATATCGGAATCTAACTTTTCTATTGCGCCCGCGGCATTATCATAAGCTCTGATTTTAAACGGGTTTTCGTTTTTCGCTTCGTAACAGGCAGAAACTTCTCTTAACAAATCCGCTACTTGTTTGTTGGTAAATTTGTGTAACATAAGATGATTATAAATGAAATTTCCAATTTTCAAAACTAGCATTCCAATTAGGGTTAGACCCCTAAAACACATAAAAAATATCAAAACTCAAATGTCAAATGTCAAAACCACATATTAAAACCCTAAATCTGAAAAATTAAGATTTGAGATTTAAGATTTGGCTTTGAGTTTTGAGTTTTTACATTTGAGATGGTTTTTTACGAAAAAACTATAAATAGATAATATTCTAATGTGTTGACGATTTGAGTTAGCTTTGTTACTATGGGAATAGCTTTGGTTCCGTGGTGTAGCCTGGTCTAACACGCCTCCCTGTCACGGAGGAGACCGCCGGTTCGAATCCGGTCGGAACCGCTCTTCACTGCCCCACAGAGAGGAGGTGTAAATATGGAAAAAACAACCGAAATTCCAAAACCTTCAAAAGCGTCTTTAACCGCTGTGGTCGCAGGTGTATTAGTTATTTTAGCGGGTTTTGTAATGTACAATTATTTTTCAAAAACGGGCGGTGAGATAACTAATCAAGCGGAAAAAACCGAAAGTCTAGGAGAAGATAACAACATTTCTCAAGAAAAGTTGACCAACCCCGAGGAAATAGCCAAAGGAATAAGTTTAAATGGACAAGAAACTTCTTTAAATCCACAAACAACCAGTGAATGGACAGCGAACGATTACAAAAGCGGGGACATAACGACCAGCAAACATACTGTTGTAAAGGGAGATACCCTTTGGGAGATAGCCCAAGCAAAATATGGCGACCCTTATATGTGGACAAAAATAAGAGACGCAAACGCGGGTTCAATAGGACAGTTGGCAAACGGCAATCCGTTAATTACTCCCGGGCAGATACTTATTTTGCCTGATTAGGATAAAAATACGCGACTATAGTTGAATGGTACAACATCACCTTCCCAAGGTGAGGGTGCGGGTTCGATTCCCGCTAGTCGCTCTTTTTTTAGGCGGGCAAGGAGAGGATGTGGGCCGAAGGTTCTGAGGAGTACCGCGTGGGTAAAGGAACATTTTGCCCACTAAATTATTCCCATAAAAATTTGTTCCTATTTTATGCAAGTAGAAAAAACTCTAGCGGTACTGCTATGGCAGATTGTTTTGTGTCTATTCTCAACTCTGATGCAGAAATTACCAAACCATATTTGGCTTTAATCTTTCTGGCAGTACTCGCCGCTTGCGCAAATCCCTTTTGTCCGCGGCCAACTTCAACCGCAATGCTCTCATTATTATCTCGCACAATAAAATCAGCCCCACCGGCGGCAGAATCATAAGTCAAGGATATTGACCGTTGTCCACAAAGCCGCCCCAAATATAATCCAACGATGTCTTCTAAAAGCTTACCTTCATATATTTCCTGCCGCTGGGTACTGCCAACGAACTTAAAATACATGGCGCGGAAAGCGGAAGATGTAAACAAGTATTTAGACGGTTTCCTTACTTGTAATCTATGGGATCCATACGGATATACGCGCAGTATCGTTTCTGTCTGTTCCAAAACATCCAGCATATGCATGAGTGTTGGTCGTCCAATCTCCATAACGCGTGAAAGATTGTTTAAACTAAGCTGTTCAGAATCCGCTATGGCATATAAGAGCATAGGAAATTTTGTAGCAACATCGGGACGAAATCTACCAATTTGCGGAATATCAATAGAAATAACGCGCTCTAGGGATTTTTTAATTTGATCATATACCAAAGCCTCATTTTTCAAAGCAACCATATATGGCAATGTGCCGTAGTTAATGTAATGCGTTATTTCTTGACGTTCAACATTCAACCAATAATGTCTTACTGCCTGTTCACATGAAACAAGCTGATGATAAACTTCCTGTACTGATTGAGAATTTAGCAACGCTTGTCTTAATTTTTGTCCCAATCCCTTTTCCTCGTATTTGTTATGTTTAATCTTCATGAATTCCGTAAAGCTCATAGGGTACAGTTTTTCCGATACAGCCCTACGGACAACATCCGCGTTTATATTGAGCATCAGAGCAGAAGAACCGGTCGCAACAATAAAAACTTTCCGGGTTCGGTCATATATTGTTTTTAAAAACCCAGCCCAGTAACGATCGTATTGCACTTCATCCAAAAACAAAAAAACTGGCTTCTCTAATCGCTCAAACGAACCGCCAACCGCCTCTTCGTATACTTGGATAATTTCTTGTAGCGAGGCACCAAAGGTTTGAGTCACTTGATCTACAGAAAGGAATAATTTGCGTTCCACCGGGACAGCCGTGTCGTGATAAAGTTGCGCCAAAAGAGTTGTT is part of the Patescibacteria group bacterium genome and harbors:
- a CDS encoding DNA polymerase III, giving the protein MLHKFTNKQVADLLREVSACYEAKNENPFKIRAYDNAAGAIEKLDSDIGELWAENRLNDVPGIGEALEEHLTELFNTGKVSHFTEVKKSLPQGMFGLLKVPGIGAKTAFKLASHFNLNNEDKAVSQLKKFAEIGKIKILPGFGEESENKILQSIEKMADKEARFPLYVAEETAFKLLDYLKKCPYVLKADPLGSLRRKSATVGDIDISVATKNSREVINYFVKYPKITKIISKGDIKAS
- a CDS encoding LysM peptidoglycan-binding domain-containing protein is translated as MEKTTEIPKPSKASLTAVVAGVLVILAGFVMYNYFSKTGGEITNQAEKTESLGEDNNISQEKLTNPEEIAKGISLNGQETSLNPQTTSEWTANDYKSGDITTSKHTVVKGDTLWEIAQAKYGDPYMWTKIRDANAGSIGQLANGNPLITPGQILILPD
- a CDS encoding AAA family ATPase, whose amino-acid sequence is MNGEKKEKLYQFVRDQVVQGSFRTRAYVFNDRGERNPQRSMFLRMQKHVRNFMGGDASVRWLLMPGLRGSGKTTLLAQLYHDTAVPVERKLFLSVDQVTQTFGASLQEIIQVYEEAVGGSFERLEKPVFLFLDEVQYDRYWAGFLKTIYDRTRKVFIVATGSSALMLNINADVVRRAVSEKLYPMSFTEFMKIKHNKYEEKGLGQKLRQALLNSQSVQEVYHQLVSCEQAVRHYWLNVERQEITHYINYGTLPYMVALKNEALVYDQIKKSLERVISIDIPQIGRFRPDVATKFPMLLYAIADSEQLSLNNLSRVMEIGRPTLMHMLDVLEQTETILRVYPYGSHRLQVRKPSKYLFTSSAFRAMYFKFVGSTQRQEIYEGKLLEDIVGLYLGRLCGQRSISLTYDSAAGGADFIVRDNNESIAVEVGRGQKGFAQAASTARKIKAKYGLVISASELRIDTKQSAIAVPLEFFLLA